One window of the Trifolium pratense cultivar HEN17-A07 linkage group LG2, ARS_RC_1.1, whole genome shotgun sequence genome contains the following:
- the LOC123908469 gene encoding probable sphingolipid transporter spinster homolog 2 isoform X2: MFMEPPIISSTMIPTLSWFTPKRLLAIFCVINLLNYLDRGTIASNGVNGSKGTCTEAAATCTSGSGIQGDFNLNNFEDGILSSAFLVGLLVACPIFASLAKSINPFRLIGVGLSVWTLATLFCGFSFNFWSISVCRMLVGVGEASFISLAAPFIDDNAPTSQKTAWLATFYMCIPSGYALGYVYGGLVGSYFGWRYAFWIESILMLPFAILGFLMKPLQLKGFGSGNLIKVEESKTDASEVQVTNASNVRDDSLSLKEEFRDNTSNDQSKSKSATKMFDQFSIFFIDMKELLLDKVYVINVLGNIGYNFVLGAYSYWGPKAVYNIYHMADADLVFGGITVVCGIVGTLAGGFVADFMTNTISNAFKLLSATTFIGAALFFGAFLCRNVNGFLALFSIGELLVFSTLGPVSYVCLHCVKPSLRPLSMAMSTVAIHVFGDVPSSPLFGILQDSINNWRTTSLILTTILFPAAGIWFIGIFVHSVDKFEDDSENQVSNIERSCTIPLLQEKTGETSTSHTQSLEC; this comes from the exons ATGTTCATGGAACCACCCATAATATCATCCACTATGATTCCTACACTTTCATGGTTTACACCCAAAAG GTTACTTGCTATATTTTGTGTGATTAATTTGTTAAACTATTTGGATCGAGGAACAATAGCTAGCAATGGTGTTAATGGAAGTAAAGGAACATGCACTGAAGCTGCTGCTACTTGCACTTCAGGTTCAGGAATACA GGGGGATTTTAACTTGAACAATTTTGAAGATGGGATTTTATCATCTGCTTTTCTGGTTGGACTTCTTGTGGCTTGTCCGATATTTGCCTCTCTAGCTAAGAG CATAAATCCATTTAGACTTATAGGAGTTGGATTGTCAGTTTGGACTCTTGCAACCTTATTTTGCGGTTTTTCGTTTAATTTCTGGTCCATTTCAGTTTGTCGCAT GTTGGTTGGTGTTGGCGAAGCTTCGTTTATAAGTCTAGCAGCGCCTTTTATTGATGACAATGCCCCAACTTCTCAG AAAACAGCGTGGCTCGCAACGTTTTACATGTGTATACCATCGGGATATGCACTTGGCTATGTCTATGGTGGTTTG GttggaagttattttggttGGCGTTATGCGTTCTGGATAGAGTCTATATTGATGCTTCCGTTTGCtattttaggatttttaatgAAGCCTTTACAGTTGAAAG GATTTGGTTCCGGTAATTTGATAAAGGTAGAAGAATCTAAGACAGATGCATCAGAAGTTCAAG TCACGAACGCTTCTAATGTTAGAGATGATTCACTGTCCTTAAAGGAAGAGTTCAGAGATAATACCTCAAATGACCAATCCAA GTCTAAATCTGCGACGAAAATGTTTGATCAgttctcaatattttttattgatatgaAAGAGCTCCTGCTTGATAAGGTTTATGTTATCAATGTTCTAG GTAACATAGGTTACAACTTCGTCTTAGGTGCTTACTCATACTGGGGTCCCAAAGCTGTCTATAATATTTATCATATG GCTGATGCAGATTTGGTATTTGGAGGAATTACAGTTGTATGCGGAATAGTCGGCACATTAGCTGGAGGCTTTGTTGCAGATTTTATGACTAACACCATATCAAATGCATTTAAG CTTCTGTCCGCGACAACATTTATTGGTGCAGCATTATTTTTTGGTGCCTTCTTATGCAGAAATGTGAATGGCTTTCTTGCTCTTTTCTCTATCGGCGAACTTCTTGTTTTTTCCACTCTG GGTCCTGTGAGTTATGTATGTCTGCATTGTGTTAAACCGAGTTTGAGGCCTCTATCTATGGCTATGTCTACCGTTGCTATTCATGTCTTTGGAGATGTGCCTTCCTCACCTCTTTTTGGAATTCTCCAG GATAGTATTAACAACTGGAGAACAACTTCATTGATCTTAACAACCATATTGTTTCCAGCGGCTGGAATATGGTTTATCG GGATATTTGTGCATAGTGTGGATAAATTTGAAGATGACAGTGAGAATCAAGTGTCAAACATTGAGAGGTCATGTACTATACCATTGCTTCAAGAGAAAACTGGAGAAACATCAACATCTCATACACAATCTCTAGAATGTTAA
- the LOC123908469 gene encoding probable sphingolipid transporter spinster homolog 2 isoform X1 gives MFMEPPIISSTMIPTLSWFTPKRLLAIFCVINLLNYLDRGTIASNGVNGSKGTCTEAAATCTSGSGIQGDFNLNNFEDGILSSAFLVGLLVACPIFASLAKSINPFRLIGVGLSVWTLATLFCGFSFNFWSISVCRMLVGVGEASFISLAAPFIDDNAPTSQKTAWLATFYMCIPSGYALGYVYGGLVGSYFGWRYAFWIESILMLPFAILGFLMKPLQLKGFGSGNLIKVEESKTDASEVQVTNASNVRDDSLSLKEEFRDNTSNDQSKSKSATKMFDQFSIFFIDMKELLLDKVYVINVLGNIGYNFVLGAYSYWGPKAVYNIYHMADADLVFGGITVVCGIVGTLAGGFVADFMTNTISNAFKLLSATTFIGAALFFGAFLCRNVNGFLALFSIGELLVFSTLGPVSYVCLHCVKPSLRPLSMAMSTVAIHVFGDVPSSPLFGILQDSINNWRTTSLILTTILFPAAGIWFIGMSSRNLVFLLTSVVINVYVYLEGIFVHSVDKFEDDSENQVSNIERSCTIPLLQEKTGETSTSHTQSLEC, from the exons ATGTTCATGGAACCACCCATAATATCATCCACTATGATTCCTACACTTTCATGGTTTACACCCAAAAG GTTACTTGCTATATTTTGTGTGATTAATTTGTTAAACTATTTGGATCGAGGAACAATAGCTAGCAATGGTGTTAATGGAAGTAAAGGAACATGCACTGAAGCTGCTGCTACTTGCACTTCAGGTTCAGGAATACA GGGGGATTTTAACTTGAACAATTTTGAAGATGGGATTTTATCATCTGCTTTTCTGGTTGGACTTCTTGTGGCTTGTCCGATATTTGCCTCTCTAGCTAAGAG CATAAATCCATTTAGACTTATAGGAGTTGGATTGTCAGTTTGGACTCTTGCAACCTTATTTTGCGGTTTTTCGTTTAATTTCTGGTCCATTTCAGTTTGTCGCAT GTTGGTTGGTGTTGGCGAAGCTTCGTTTATAAGTCTAGCAGCGCCTTTTATTGATGACAATGCCCCAACTTCTCAG AAAACAGCGTGGCTCGCAACGTTTTACATGTGTATACCATCGGGATATGCACTTGGCTATGTCTATGGTGGTTTG GttggaagttattttggttGGCGTTATGCGTTCTGGATAGAGTCTATATTGATGCTTCCGTTTGCtattttaggatttttaatgAAGCCTTTACAGTTGAAAG GATTTGGTTCCGGTAATTTGATAAAGGTAGAAGAATCTAAGACAGATGCATCAGAAGTTCAAG TCACGAACGCTTCTAATGTTAGAGATGATTCACTGTCCTTAAAGGAAGAGTTCAGAGATAATACCTCAAATGACCAATCCAA GTCTAAATCTGCGACGAAAATGTTTGATCAgttctcaatattttttattgatatgaAAGAGCTCCTGCTTGATAAGGTTTATGTTATCAATGTTCTAG GTAACATAGGTTACAACTTCGTCTTAGGTGCTTACTCATACTGGGGTCCCAAAGCTGTCTATAATATTTATCATATG GCTGATGCAGATTTGGTATTTGGAGGAATTACAGTTGTATGCGGAATAGTCGGCACATTAGCTGGAGGCTTTGTTGCAGATTTTATGACTAACACCATATCAAATGCATTTAAG CTTCTGTCCGCGACAACATTTATTGGTGCAGCATTATTTTTTGGTGCCTTCTTATGCAGAAATGTGAATGGCTTTCTTGCTCTTTTCTCTATCGGCGAACTTCTTGTTTTTTCCACTCTG GGTCCTGTGAGTTATGTATGTCTGCATTGTGTTAAACCGAGTTTGAGGCCTCTATCTATGGCTATGTCTACCGTTGCTATTCATGTCTTTGGAGATGTGCCTTCCTCACCTCTTTTTGGAATTCTCCAG GATAGTATTAACAACTGGAGAACAACTTCATTGATCTTAACAACCATATTGTTTCCAGCGGCTGGAATATGGTTTATCGGTATGTCATCACGAAatcttgtttttttattaacatcTGTTGTGATTAATGTGTATGTATATCTTGAAGGGATATTTGTGCATAGTGTGGATAAATTTGAAGATGACAGTGAGAATCAAGTGTCAAACATTGAGAGGTCATGTACTATACCATTGCTTCAAGAGAAAACTGGAGAAACATCAACATCTCATACACAATCTCTAGAATGTTAA